In one window of Branchiostoma lanceolatum isolate klBraLanc5 chromosome 15, klBraLanc5.hap2, whole genome shotgun sequence DNA:
- the LOC136420677 gene encoding NEDD8 ultimate buster 1-like isoform X1 → MVLRNTREKMGSVHTEEVQRHLRQALNRDKVKLWESPYSREDGTAHQIPENLILKYSEELRLSKDVVAANMEELRLHAVRKLASRRKFQTSGVATLKIKLAGKGNLKCRSFELETTLQILGKAFKKLLSEKCGLAPDHLKPIAVGRVIKDDVPLSSQHISNNAQVLVICLSESEAEAQRKEEQVSKVRRAREGAELLADTLAADDDMEHDGNQYGLQIADQTGRALQIPREEKRALTVAMALNERGKAALKRKQHGEALLLLLEADREFQQCRSEILQAVDNYAILCLDIVWCYLCLKNVTALPDAENRLQKCEQLFHKSYGSNLERLTTVKGSSGQEKALFVRLHLLQGVVFFHQGRRNQAVAELAKADAFLRQLQVDESKLTELMTMGFSGAEARLGLRACSNNVQAAVTHIMQKQEERRKIKKKEQEERRQKKLAKKLGKTANGDWVKVDLYKALVNMGFPKGGAVAALQQTNNNIQQAIQVLQDQPELLTLPDPNPGPVSITDEMLAQLVSLGFDPEMSRRALQSCQGMAQRAIDMLLQSGGVLPGVSSASGSTSTSSSSSTSSSSATPSSSSSSDASPAKSPEELQKEREAYEELASDLADHEEDYLDLTLEEESVFLQEYRALLASTLSF, encoded by the exons ATGGTGTTGCGGAATACAAG AGAGAAAATGGGCAGCGTCCACACGGAGGAGGTGCAGAGGCATCTGCGGCAGGCGCTGAACAGGGATAAAGTCAAACTGTGGGAGTCTCCCTACAGCAGGGAGGATGGCACAGCTCACCAGATACCTGAG AATCTGATACTGAAGTACTCGGAAGAGTTGAGATTGTCCAAAGATGTGGTGGCAGCCAACATGGAGGAACTGCGACTTCATGCCGTAAGGAAGCTGGCTTCTCGGCGCAAGTTCCAGACCTCGGGCGTGGCAACCCTTAAGATCAAACTGGCTGGGAAG GGGAACCTCAAATGCAGAAGTTTTGAACTGGAGACGACTTTGCAGATTTTGGGCAAAGCCTTCAAGAAACT ACTGTCGGAGAAATGTGGCCTCGCACCTGACCATCTGAAGCCCATTGCTGTAGGCCGAGTCATAAAGGATG ATGTGCCGTTGTCATCTCAGCACATCAGCAACAACGCTCAAGTCTTGgtcatctgtctgtctgaaagTGAGGCTGAGGCGCAGCGAAAGGAGGAGcaggtgtcaaaggtcaggcGTGCGCGGGAAGGTGCAGAGCTGTTGGCCGACACACTCGCTGCAg ACGATGACATGGAGCACGACGGTAACCAGTACGGTCTACAGATAGCAGACCAGACGGGACGCGCTCTCCAGATCCCGCGGGAGGAGAAACGGGCgctgaccgttgccatggcgctGAATGAAAGAGGGAAAGCAGCGTTGAAGAGGAAACAACACGGCGAGgctctgctgctgctgctagaAGCCGATCGAGAATTCCA GCAGTGTAGATCAGAAATTCTCCAGGCGGTGGATAACTACGCCATCCTGTGTCTGGACATCGTGTGGTGCTATCTGTGTCTGAAGAACGTGACCGCCCTTCCCGACGCGGAGAACAGGCTGCAGAAGTGTGAACAGCTGTTCCACAAGAGTTACGGCAGCAATCTGGAAAGACTGACAACAGTGAAG GGAAGCAGCGGTCAGGAGAAAGCTCTGTTTGTCCGCTTACATCTTCTGCAGGGTGTGGTGTTCTTTCACCAGGGGCGACGGAACCAGGCAGTGGCAGAACTGGCCAAG GCAGATGCATTTCTTCGACAGTTGCAAGTGGATGAGTCAAAGTTAACGGAGTTGATGACCATGGGCTTCAGTGGTGCAGAGGCCAGGCTTGGGCTGCGGGCCTGCAGCAACAATGTGCAGGCTGCAGTCACACACATCATGCAGAAACAAGAG gaaagaagaaaaattaagaaaaaagagCAGGAGGAGAGAAGACAGAAGAAGCTAGCGAAGAAGCTCGGGAAGACAGCCAATGGTGACTGGGTAAAGGTGGACCTTTACAAAGCTCTGGTGAATATGGGCTTTCCCAAGGGTGGGGCGGTAGCAGCACTGCAACAGACGAACAACAACATCCAACAGGCAATACAG GTTCTACAAGACCAGCCAGAGCTTCTTACCCTGCCTGACCCCAACCCTGGACCTGTGTCTATTACTGATGAAATGTTGGCACAG TTGGTGTCACTTGGATTTGACCCCGAGATGTCCAGACGGGCGCTGCAGTCTTGCCAGGGGATGGCGCAGAGGGCCATCGACATGCTGCTGCAGAGCGGAGGTGTTCTGCCAGGGGTCTCTTCTGCAAGTGGCAGCACCTCAACATCATCGAGCTCTTCCACTTCCTCCTCTTCAGCAACtccgtcgtcatcatcatcatctg ATGCCTCTCCAGCTAAATCTCCAGAGGAGCTCCAAAAGGAGAGGGAAGCCTACGAGGAACTGGCCTCGGACCTGGCAGACCACGAGGAAGACTATCTGGACTTGACCTTGGAAGAGGAGTCGGTCTTCCTCCAGGAGTACAGGGCACTCCTCGCGTCAACACTGTCGTTCtga
- the LOC136420677 gene encoding NEDD8 ultimate buster 1-like isoform X2 gives MGSVHTEEVQRHLRQALNRDKVKLWESPYSREDGTAHQIPENLILKYSEELRLSKDVVAANMEELRLHAVRKLASRRKFQTSGVATLKIKLAGKGNLKCRSFELETTLQILGKAFKKLLSEKCGLAPDHLKPIAVGRVIKDDVPLSSQHISNNAQVLVICLSESEAEAQRKEEQVSKVRRAREGAELLADTLAADDDMEHDGNQYGLQIADQTGRALQIPREEKRALTVAMALNERGKAALKRKQHGEALLLLLEADREFQQCRSEILQAVDNYAILCLDIVWCYLCLKNVTALPDAENRLQKCEQLFHKSYGSNLERLTTVKGSSGQEKALFVRLHLLQGVVFFHQGRRNQAVAELAKADAFLRQLQVDESKLTELMTMGFSGAEARLGLRACSNNVQAAVTHIMQKQEERRKIKKKEQEERRQKKLAKKLGKTANGDWVKVDLYKALVNMGFPKGGAVAALQQTNNNIQQAIQVLQDQPELLTLPDPNPGPVSITDEMLAQLVSLGFDPEMSRRALQSCQGMAQRAIDMLLQSGGVLPGVSSASGSTSTSSSSSTSSSSATPSSSSSSDASPAKSPEELQKEREAYEELASDLADHEEDYLDLTLEEESVFLQEYRALLASTLSF, from the exons ATGGGCAGCGTCCACACGGAGGAGGTGCAGAGGCATCTGCGGCAGGCGCTGAACAGGGATAAAGTCAAACTGTGGGAGTCTCCCTACAGCAGGGAGGATGGCACAGCTCACCAGATACCTGAG AATCTGATACTGAAGTACTCGGAAGAGTTGAGATTGTCCAAAGATGTGGTGGCAGCCAACATGGAGGAACTGCGACTTCATGCCGTAAGGAAGCTGGCTTCTCGGCGCAAGTTCCAGACCTCGGGCGTGGCAACCCTTAAGATCAAACTGGCTGGGAAG GGGAACCTCAAATGCAGAAGTTTTGAACTGGAGACGACTTTGCAGATTTTGGGCAAAGCCTTCAAGAAACT ACTGTCGGAGAAATGTGGCCTCGCACCTGACCATCTGAAGCCCATTGCTGTAGGCCGAGTCATAAAGGATG ATGTGCCGTTGTCATCTCAGCACATCAGCAACAACGCTCAAGTCTTGgtcatctgtctgtctgaaagTGAGGCTGAGGCGCAGCGAAAGGAGGAGcaggtgtcaaaggtcaggcGTGCGCGGGAAGGTGCAGAGCTGTTGGCCGACACACTCGCTGCAg ACGATGACATGGAGCACGACGGTAACCAGTACGGTCTACAGATAGCAGACCAGACGGGACGCGCTCTCCAGATCCCGCGGGAGGAGAAACGGGCgctgaccgttgccatggcgctGAATGAAAGAGGGAAAGCAGCGTTGAAGAGGAAACAACACGGCGAGgctctgctgctgctgctagaAGCCGATCGAGAATTCCA GCAGTGTAGATCAGAAATTCTCCAGGCGGTGGATAACTACGCCATCCTGTGTCTGGACATCGTGTGGTGCTATCTGTGTCTGAAGAACGTGACCGCCCTTCCCGACGCGGAGAACAGGCTGCAGAAGTGTGAACAGCTGTTCCACAAGAGTTACGGCAGCAATCTGGAAAGACTGACAACAGTGAAG GGAAGCAGCGGTCAGGAGAAAGCTCTGTTTGTCCGCTTACATCTTCTGCAGGGTGTGGTGTTCTTTCACCAGGGGCGACGGAACCAGGCAGTGGCAGAACTGGCCAAG GCAGATGCATTTCTTCGACAGTTGCAAGTGGATGAGTCAAAGTTAACGGAGTTGATGACCATGGGCTTCAGTGGTGCAGAGGCCAGGCTTGGGCTGCGGGCCTGCAGCAACAATGTGCAGGCTGCAGTCACACACATCATGCAGAAACAAGAG gaaagaagaaaaattaagaaaaaagagCAGGAGGAGAGAAGACAGAAGAAGCTAGCGAAGAAGCTCGGGAAGACAGCCAATGGTGACTGGGTAAAGGTGGACCTTTACAAAGCTCTGGTGAATATGGGCTTTCCCAAGGGTGGGGCGGTAGCAGCACTGCAACAGACGAACAACAACATCCAACAGGCAATACAG GTTCTACAAGACCAGCCAGAGCTTCTTACCCTGCCTGACCCCAACCCTGGACCTGTGTCTATTACTGATGAAATGTTGGCACAG TTGGTGTCACTTGGATTTGACCCCGAGATGTCCAGACGGGCGCTGCAGTCTTGCCAGGGGATGGCGCAGAGGGCCATCGACATGCTGCTGCAGAGCGGAGGTGTTCTGCCAGGGGTCTCTTCTGCAAGTGGCAGCACCTCAACATCATCGAGCTCTTCCACTTCCTCCTCTTCAGCAACtccgtcgtcatcatcatcatctg ATGCCTCTCCAGCTAAATCTCCAGAGGAGCTCCAAAAGGAGAGGGAAGCCTACGAGGAACTGGCCTCGGACCTGGCAGACCACGAGGAAGACTATCTGGACTTGACCTTGGAAGAGGAGTCGGTCTTCCTCCAGGAGTACAGGGCACTCCTCGCGTCAACACTGTCGTTCtga